Genomic segment of Populus nigra chromosome 6, ddPopNigr1.1, whole genome shotgun sequence:
ACACCTTAAGCACATCTAAGGTAGGCACTGGGAAACACTTCCAAATACAGAGCTGAGTTAAAGAGTTTATCGAATTGCAAAATAAAGTGATTCTACATTAGAGAAATCATACTCGATAAATATTTGACCATCTAGTTCAATATAGCTGGTCTTAGGAAGCATAATATCAGAAAACACGCCGAAATCAAAAAAGGAGATGCACTTTTACAAGCAATTTCAAAACAGTGGAAGTTGGATCTCTAGTAAGAGAGATGATTATAACAACATAAATCAAGAGATGATACACTAGCGACAAACAACCTATTAATACGAAAAAGATAAACATAGAAGGCAGTAAATAAACACCTGACAGGTAAACAAACACAGCTAGAAATGGTGAAACATCAAAATAGAATAACAGAGGGAAAGAATGACCTTCAAAGTACATGAAAACACCGTCCTTTCGGCGCCAAGGCTTACGCTGCCTAACAATGACAGCAGGCATAACCTTCTTCCTGAGATCAGGCTTCCCCTTCTTGACAGTGGCCATAACCATATCACCAACGCAAGCAGAAGGTAAACGGTTCAAACGACCCTTGATTCCCTTCACGGAGATGATGTAAAGGTTCTTAGCACCAGTGTTATCAGCACAGTTCACTGTTGCTGCCACTGGCAGACCCAGTGACATCCTGAACTTGTTACCAGCTGATCCTCCACGTCCtgtatttttattcaaaccaACAACATCAGTAGCGGTGTTAAGAATCTAAGTGTTAGCAGACACAAAACAAGAGATTTGTgatgattttaaattgttttatttcattttctaagAGATCGCAGAGGAAATTATGaagaaataaatatgtaagGAGACGAGAGAGAGCTGACCTCGCTTCGACATTTTCGACTGCTGGTGGAACACAGAGTGGATTTAGGGTTTGGGGGCCTTATATAGATGGCTCTCTAAGTctagggtttttgttttggtgtttttcatATTTCCGGTTATATCCTTCTCGTTTTCGCTTAATACCGAGATTGTACAAGGGGCCTCGTGAAATTTTATATTCCCGATTTCGGAAGCATGGGCCAGACGCAATGGGCCCAGCATCCTTTTTCTGCCACCACTCCTCACGAAACACCGAGTCATACCCAAACTTGTAATTTGCAAACCAAGCCCTGTCCAAATAAAGCCCATTAACTTAACTGTTTTGATATCATTTtcgttttcctttttaaaagcaaatttcgaaaataaaaataaaaaacttgtttgttttttgtgtttaaaaaatgtgaatattagatatttattataaaataatttaaaaactaataaacaatgtggttttaagaaatttatgtttgttattgttggtcttgattttgtttttatttttttgcacaaaacaaaatattttttaatttctatgttcataaatttaaaaacagaaacctcaaatgaaacaaatagatttttttaataattcaacactttattctcataaaaactcaatcaattaataaaataccaGCTAAAAGCACAACTAATTTATTGTAGAatccattttttaattaaaataaaaattttcttcattaatttttttaattatacatgGAAAATTTACCAGTATTTTATGTAActctatttcaaaaaaaattatatattatttattttattaaaatgacatACATGTGGTTGTGTATTATCAACCTATTTTACTTCtttacttaatatttttaaacttgataATTACACGTAGAAATATCAGATAACTCTCAATCATGTTTTgttgcaaaaacaaaatataaaccaaacatcatttttaatttaaaaattattaaaagcaaTTGTGCTTTTAAactgttttaaaaacaataaaaatttaatctgaATTCAATAGATATTAACAACGCATCTGACCtgaataaataagtatttttaaaaaacttaataaataatagataaaatatGAATGTTATCAATTCTACCTAAAACCCACCCGATCCTAACCcaacatatatttatattatataaataaatttatagaatatttaaatttttttaatacagtaTGATATACACATACTTAAATATTGACATAAAACACATATATGGacaatatttatcattttatcatttatacacacacacacacaaacactaCTCAAAACCCAAGtactaatttataaatatctaaattttttattcaatgaataataaataaaatatagatataaaaatacccaaaaagCAGATACAAATTATCATCTCTAATAGATAGAGCGTAGAGTTGAAGAGTAATGGGAAGACGACGAGACCAGGTGAAAAGGTGGACCTAAAGCCTCTAACACGAAACTTGCATACACGTGAGAACTACGAAGATGACTGGAAAAGCCTAGTAGATCACAAgtcctttctctttttctttcaatacaTGAAATTTGACCCCAATGCCTTGACATGCCCAGCATTCGAATACTCGGAACCTTCTTTATGATTTGTATAACATTGTTTAGCCTG
This window contains:
- the LOC133697936 gene encoding large ribosomal subunit protein uL14 produces the protein MSKRGRGGSAGNKFRMSLGLPVAATVNCADNTGAKNLYIISVKGIKGRLNRLPSACVGDMVMATVKKGKPDLRKKVMPAVIVRQRKPWRRKDGVFMYFEDNAGVIVNPKGEMKGSAITGPIGKECADLWPRIASAANAIV